GATCGAGCGAATGCGAAAACACTACTACTTAAAGCAGGGAGAAACTTATATCCCGATAGAAAAGTCCGAGCCGGACTACCGCAGCCGGCGGATCACAGACTATCTCAACCTGATGGACTGTATCGTCAACGAGCAGTTTGCTGAACTCCGCAGGCAACCTTTCGGCCACGATAATGACATTGATCGTTATTTCAGCCTTTTACCCGAAACTTCACCACTAAAAAAACGCTATAACGAGCTGCTGGCGATGCCGGAAGGCACAGAAAAGCGAAATGCAGACCTCGTACTCCGCAACTCATTGACCAAAGGTGCGATCGATGTAAATATTATGTCCAAGGTAGATAAGGTGAACAAAGACCGCGACGGGCACATATTAGGTGACATTTACACAGACGCATTGGCCGCATTACGCGGCTTCGCAAACAGTAATCTGAATTCTTCCCTTATCCTCTCGGCGGGTATGAACCCCAGACTTTACAGCTACCTTGAAAACTTCCCTGACTTTTATCCCGATGAGCATGGTCATTTCAAAAAGAAAGTGATCCTGAAAGTGAGCGATTTTCGTTCGGCACTCATTCAGGCTAAGTTTTTGGCCAAAAAAGGGATCTGGGTTTCGGAATTCAGGATCGAGTCAGGTTTGAACTGCGGCGGACATGCTTTTGCGACCGATGGCTATTTGCTCGGGCCGGTTTTGGAGGAATTTAAAACCAAAAGATCAGAAATGATCGCGGAGCTTTTCAATATGTACCAGGCGGCATTGGAAAGCAAAAGTTTGGTAATTAGTCACGCTCCTGAGCTGAAAATTACGGTGCAGGGTGGGATAGGAACGGCTGAGGAAAACGACTTTTTACTGAAACATTATGAAATGGACGCTACGGGCTGGGGGAGTCCTTTCCTGCTGGTACCGGAAGTGACCAATGTAGATGATCAGACATTAAAAGCGCTTTCTGACGCTACCAGTGATGATTATTATGTCAGCAATTCGTCGCCGCTGGGTGTTCTTTTCAATAATTTCAAAAGCAGCAGCGCGGAAAAGCAGCGTCTGGAAAGGATCGCGAAAGGCCGACCGGGGAGTCCCTGCAACAAACGTTACCTGGTTTCCAACACTGAATTTACAGAAGAACCGATTTGCACAGCTTCCCGCGAATACCAGCATCTCAAAATCAAACAATTGCAATCGCTTGATCTCAAACCGGCTGATTTGGCCGAGCAGATAGGAGCGGTGACGGAGAAATTATGTCTCTGTGAAGGATTGACTACTGCTGCTTTACTGAAAAATGATCTGCTGAAACCGCGCGAAAATAAAGCCGTTTCAATATGCCCGGGGCCTAATCTTGCCTGGTTTTCGGGGATATTTTCTCTGGAAGAAATGGTCAGGCACATTTATGGCAAAACCAACCTGCTGGAAAAAGTGGAGCGGCCCAATATGTTTATCAATGAGCTGACCTTGTATGTAGATTACCTGAAAAAGGACCTGGAACGGCACGCAAGGGATTTGACGGACAAGAAGGCGAAGTATTTTACCAAATTTAAGGAGCAACTGGTTCGGGGGATTGATTACTACAAAAGTCTCATTCCCGAAATCACTAACCAGACACTCGCTTACCGGCAGGAAATGTTAGCCCAACTCCAAGCCATTGAAATGCAGCTGGCGGAGGTTTAATTCCGCATTCGCGCCAGTTTTTCATATTCCAGAACCGTGATCAGGCTGCCTTTCATTTCTACCAGATGTTCGTCTTTGAAATCAGAAAGGGTGCGGATCACGGTTTCTGTTGCCGTACCTACGATTGAGGCAATGTCTTCACGGGTGATGGACATGGAGAATGGTTTGGAATGATCATCCTGATAACGTTGCGCAAGCATGACCAGCGCCTGCGCCACCCGTTTCCTCACCGAGTTATAAGCCAGTTGCAGCAACCGCTCTTCCCGGTCTTTGATCTCGTTGGAAAGCATTTTGATAAATTTGGACGCCACCTCGCGATTACCTTGCAGCAAATTGAAAAAATCGTCCTTAGGAATCATCGCTACTTCCGACTTTTCCAGCGCAATGGCTGATTCCTGATAGGTTTCGCCTTGCAACAGGTCGAGATAGCCGAAGAAATCGCCCTCCTTATACAGGTCGGTAATGTATTCCTTGCCGTTGTCATTGGACTTATAAGCCTTTACTTTTCCCTTTTGCAGGAAGTACACATTGGAAGGATAGCTGCCCTCGGTGTAAATGGTTTCTTTTTTGCGCAAAAATTTAACTTTTTTATCCTCAGCCAGTTTAATGATCATATCAAACGATTTGGCCTCTTGCATAAATGAGTCGAGGCCTTCGGCGGAGCGGTCAAACTGCCGCTTGATACGTTCGCTCTTTTTGAGCCGCATTTCGACGGCATTCAGCAGCTCCACGTCATCATAAGGCTTGGTCAGGTAGTCGTCAGCCCCCATGGTCATACCCTTTCGATAGTCGTCTTTTTCGGCTTTCGCCGTCAGGAAAACGAAGGGAATGGCAGATGTACGCTCGTCTTTTCCAAGCATGTGCAGCACGCCATAACCGTCGAGCTCGGGCATCATAATGTCGCAAATGATGAGGTCGGGATTGTGGCTGGCGGCTTGGAGAACACCTTCCTTGCCATTTTTGGCTGTTACTACCTCGTAATTAGCCAGTTCCAGGATCTCTGCTGTATTTTCCCGCATTTCGGGATTGTCTTCGATCAGTAGTATTTTTTTGGTTTCCAAGACAATGTGATTAGTTGTTAATCAGTCAATTTTTATTTGGGAAGGTACGTGATTTGGAACCTGTATATCGAAAACAGTTCCCTTACCAACCTCGCTCTTAAATTGTACAGTTCCGCCCATGAGCTCAATGTAATTTTGGACAATATTCAGGCCCAGTCCCGTCCCTTGGGCGTTACCTGCATTATGTGCGCGGAAGAAACGGTCAAATATGTGCTGCTGGTCCTGCTCAGGAATACCTATGCCCTGGTCTTCAATTTCAACTCGCACCATTTGCTGGGTAGATTGTACATTGAGAAAAATAGATTTCCCCGGTTCAGAATACTTGATCGCATTGGAAAGCAGGTTGAAAAGTACATTTCGGAGCAGTTGTTTGTCCAGCCAAACTTCCTGAATACCAGTATATTGAAAATGAATTTGTTGTTCGTCTTTACACAAGCCTTTGATCTCTTCAATGAGGCTTTCGCAGAACGCAGGAAGCGTTGTCAATACCGGAACACTCTTCACGCGGCCTTCTTCCAGTTTGCCGATCGAGAGAAAATCATTCAGTATCTCCGTCAGGTTTGTTACCGTGGACTTGATACGCTGCACGTGTTTGTGCCGCTTGTCCTCTTCTTCTGTTTTGGTATATCTTCCTATCAATGAGGCCGATGACAGAATGGTAGCAAGGGGCGTGCGGAACTCGTGCGAGGCAATGGTCACAAACTGGCTTTTCATATTATTCAGTTCGCGCTCCTTTTTTAGGGCCCGGATTACCTCTTCCTGCGATTGTTCCACTCGTTCAATGGCGGTGGCCAGCTCTCTGGTGCGCTGCTCGACCCGCTCTTCCAGTTCAGCATTCAGCTTCTGGATTTCCAGATTGGCCTCAATGATGCGGTTCTCCTGCTTTTTTCTTTCGGTTATATCAATGACAAAACTCACGACAAACTCGCCATCGCTGGTTTTGAATGGGCTGAGACTTACCTCCACCGGAAACTCGCTGCCATCATGACGTCTTGCAAAAAGGTCCATCAAATGTCCCATTCCACGCGCCCGAGGTGCTTCCAGGTAGTGGTCGCGATAACCGACGTGGTTTTTCGCGAACCGGGCGGGAATGAGCATTTCGATCTTCTTTCCGATTAGCTCCTGATCTTTATACCCGAAAAGTTCTTTGGCTTTTGGGTTCAACATTACAATGCTGGCGCTTTTGTCCACTACGACGATACCTTCCGTCGCATGCTTGAACAGGGCGTCGAGCATTTCAATATGCCGTGTCATCACCTGGGTATGAATTAAAATATCTGTATCAAACATACCAAGGTACAGGAGATAGGTGAACAGCGCAAGGAGCTGCTAATTAAATAGTTTGGCTGAAAAGTGTTGTTTGGGGCAGATCAGCCCATAGTCGCGCGTCGAAAGCCATGCATACATTGCGCACAAATGGTTTTCCTTTTTCTGTAATCCGCACCCGAAACGGCTCGATCTCAACCAGTTCGTCGAATTCCATTTCGGATAAATGTTCCAGTGCCTTGTATACTTCCATACAAACTTCTGAGGTAGCAGCCCAGGAAGTTTCAAAGCTGGTCATCAACCTCAAAATGTGCCGGCGCATGATCAGGTCCTCGCGCGTCAGCTCATGTCCGCGCGCGATTGGGATTTCATTGGCGTCAATTCTTTTGTAATAATCTTCGACCTTTTTCTCGTTCTGGACATAACCGGTCCAGGAATCGCTGATGGAGGAAGCACCCAAACCGATGAGCAGCCTGGTGCGGGTATCGGTGTAACCCATAAAGTTCCGGTGCAGGCGGTCTTCGCTTTGCGCAATGAAAAGTTCGTCGGTTTTCAATGCAAAATGGTCCATGCCAATGTCCTTGTAGCCAGCTAATTCCAGTGCATTTCTGCCGGTTTCGTAAATGGCCATTTTCTTGTCAGCATCTGGAAGGTCCTGTTCGGTATAGTTGCGCTGACCGGGTTTGATCCAGGGAACATGTGCGTAGCTGTAAAATGCAATGCGATCGGGTTTGAGCTGTATAACCCGGAGCATCGTCTGCATCATATAGCAAGCTTTTTGCTGAGGGAGACCGTATACAATGTCGTAGTTGACAGAGGTATAGCCTATTTCGCGGGCTTTTTGAGTGAGATGAACTACTTGTTCGTAAGTCTGGTGACGATTGATAATGGCTAGCACGATCGGATTGAAATCCTGCACACCAATGCTGATCCTGCGGAAACCGACATTGAATAACGCCTGTAGATGTTCATCGGTAGTGTTACCAGGATGTGCCTCAAAACTAAAACTCGCTTTGGGATGAATAATGGCATTTTCGAGCAGACCATTCACCAGCCTGGTCAGGTTTCCGGGACTAAAAAAGGTGGGAGTGCCGCCGCCGAGGTGCAGCTCACGAATGACTGGCTTGGCATCACCGAAAATGGAAAAGTACATTTTCCATTCTTTCAAAACGGCGTCAATGTATTTGGTTTCAACCGCGTGGTTAATGGTGATCCTGGTATTGCAGCCGCAATAAGTACAGAGGCTCTCGCAAAATGGCAGGTGAACATAAAGGCTGATCCCTTCCCGTTGGTTTGAAACGAAAAATGCCTCTTTCGCCAGCTCTGACCATTTCCGTTGTGTTGGGGCTGTGTTTTGCCAATATGGAACAGTCGGATAACTGGTGTAGCGCGGCCCGGGTGTATTGTATTTGAACAGCAAGTCCTTGTCCATTGTGAATTTTGATGTATGTGATGAGGTACCAAAGCTACCCAGCCGCCTACTTGAAAAACATGATCATTGTCATGAAAAAAACATACTTTGGTTCGGAGCAAACGAGACTTACCAAACGAGACTTACCAAGTCTTCGAGACTTGGCAAGTCTAATTCACTTACAAACAGTAATCCCAGTACGCGATTCACCATTTACAGGCAAGTCCGTTAAAACTCCCCGCATAACCAGCCAAATCCCCGCGACCGCAAGCATAACCGGCGTAAATCTCCGAATGCGAGACCGGAGGCCGGGAGTGAACTTTTGCTTTGCAATACCAATAGAAATCATCGCCGGAAATGTACCTAGTCCGAAAATCATCATATATGTAGCACTACCGGCCATGCTACCCGTCGCTATTGAGCTCATGAGCGCCATGTACACCATTCCACAGGGGATCAGCCCATTAAAAATCCCTAACATCAGCCAGCCAGCGGCGGAACGGCTTTGTAACGTGGCCGCCATTTGTTGTTTTAAAAAATGAACAAATCGAGCCCAAAATACGGGAGGGTGAAAATAGCTATCCAACCTCGAAGGCCAGAAAACGTAGGCTAACATCAGCAGCCCGGCAAAAACAGAGAGATAGCGCAGGTAACCCAGCCAGCCGATAGAAGCACCAATGCCACCGACCAGCAGACCAAGAGACGAATAGGATAATGCACGACCGGAATTGTAAAGCAGCAAACCGGAAAATTGCTTCAAGCGCGATCCTTTATGAACGGGTAAAGCCAGCGCTATCGGCCCGCACATACCGACGCAATGCAAACTGCTGATCAGCCCCATTGTGAATGCGAGATATGGAAGCGCGGTAGTCATTATCCTATTTGCCAGTGACAATTACACCTTCATTCCAGTAAGTTGTTTCCCCTGATTTCCAGTCGAATTGAACTTTGTACCGGCCTTGCGGGATGTTGCTGAAAGGTATAAATTGCTCATTGTTAGTGGAAGCGATAGCAAAGCTGCGGTCATTTTTGTCGTTGGAAGGGCAGTACAGATTGATTTTTCCGCTTATTGATTTATCATTCATGATTTTGGGAAAATGAATGGATAATCCATTGTTTGTTACCTCCCAGCTCAACGGCTGTGGCAGTAAATCAGCACGTTTTATTTTGTCGATTTTACCTTGAAATTTCAGCTCTTCCTCATAGTAATGGTCTGTCACGAGATCGATTTTCTGCCCTGCGCTCATGCCGACGAGTACCAGTATCATAGCGACAAAACCAATGTATACCGCAGCAATTCCTGCTCCCCAATTTATTTTGATCGTTTTCATAGTTGAATGTTTAAGTAAGTGATCATTCCTCAGGTGCCATAAATGTGGTTTTAAAATCTTCCAATTTTTCCGTGCCCTGATAAACGGAAAGCGTCAATGTCGTTTTCCGACGGTTCAATGCTGATTTTGGAATAATAATGAATACAGTACCCTCCGACATTCCGGCAGCTTCCAAAGTAAGGTCCGGTGAACCGGCGAATAGAAGCTTTCCGCCGGGAGTTGCCAAATGGATTGTAGGCCTGATGGTTTGATTAGTCTTGTTGAAAATTTTAAATGTGTAAAGATTACTGATCGTCCCATCCTTATTTTCAATGTACTGGCTTCCCGGCGCGCGGAAAAGCGTGGTCTGCGTATCATTACGGGTAGCGATCATAAATCCGAGACCTGACCATAACAGCAGCAGTACGACCGAATAGCCAATAACCCTTGCCGTGATCAGTTTGGTTGTTTTTTTAACAATGGCATTTTCAGACGTGTACCGGATCAAACCTTTGTCAAAACCGATTTTGTCCATAATATGGTCGCAGGCATCAATGCAGGCGGTGCAATTCACGCATTCCATTTGGTTACCGTTACGAATGTCGATGCCTGTGGGGCATACGGTCACACATTGGAAACAGTTAATGCAGTCTCCCTCAGTCCGCGCATGGTCTTTGTGAAGTTTTCCTCTTGGCTCGCCACGTTTGTGATCATAGGCTACCACAATGGAATTCCGGTCGAGCAAAACGCTTTGCAGACGTCCATAAGGGCATACTACTGTACAAGCTTTCTCCCGTAGCCACGCAAAATTGAAATAGAAAATACCTGTAAAAGCCACGATACCCGTAAATAGCGGAACGTGATCTGCAATGGGTTCGCGGATGATTTTGGCTAACGCATCAACTCCCAAAACATAGGAAAGAAGTAGGTTGGCAATGAGAAAAGACACGATCAGAAAAATGCTGTATTTCAGGCCTTTCTTCATGATTTTGTCCGCATTCCAGGGTGCCTTATCCAGCAGTTTTTGCTTGCCCGTATCGCCTTCTATCGCGTATTCGATTTTACGAAAAACCATTTCCATAAAAACCGTCTGCGGGCAGGCCCAACCGCACCATAACCGCCCGAAAACGGTTGTGAAAAGCACCACAAAAACCATAAATGAAAGCATCGTCAGACCGAAAAGCCAGTAATCTTGCGGCCCGATGAAAATTCCGAAAATGATAAATTTTCTTTCCAGTACATTAAAAAGTAATAACGGTTGACCGTTTAGTCTGATGAAAGGCGTGACAAAAAGTAATGTCAAAACGATCACTGTGAAGACTACACGGCGATTATGCCATTGGCCTGTCGGTTTTTGCGGATGAAGTTTATTCATGTTGGTTGGGGAAATAAGACTTGCCAAGTCTTGTAGACTTGGTAAGTCTCTCTCTTGTTTATTTGACCGCCACTGCGTCATTCACCAGCTCCCCTTGCGGCTCCTTAGCATTCGCAGGCTTGGTACCTTTGAGCGAAACGACGTAGCTGGCTACTTTCTGAATGTCCGTCGGGGACAATTGCTTTTCCCACGATATCATTCCTTTTTCAGGCACGCCATACTTAATTACTTTGAACAAATTCTTGATCCCGCCGCCGTGCAGCCAGTAATCGTCGGTCAGGTTTGGCCCCACGGTACCGCCACCATCCACACCATGACAAGCGGTGCATTTTTCAGTAAAAATGACTTTTCCCTGCCCCAGTACGGCCTGGTCGGTCAGTAACTTCACAGAATTCTCATCCATACTCGCCCCGACTTTCTCCATGTATGCTTTTTTCTCAATCTCAGCAGTTGCGATTTCTTTGTCCAACTCGGCCAGCTGCAAGTCTCCGATGCCACTGAAATAGTAGGCCGAGTAACCGATCGCGATGATGATGGTGGCAATAAAAAGCGATTGCAGCCAGGGCGGCATCCGGTTGTCCAGCTCTTGAATTCCATCATAATCGTGGCCTTCGATCAGGATTTGTTTTTCATCTTTGAGATCCACCGCAATACCCTTGAATTTCCGCCACCAATGACTGCTAAAAATGAATGTCGATTCAGTTTCTTCGCCTTTTTTGGAGAATTTTCTCAAAAGATTCAATGCGTTGGAAAGCAGGATAATCAATTGAATTACAATAAATAAAAGTCCAGCCAACACCACATAAAGGATTAGGTCGGTTCCCGTCACAGCTCTCACTTTCTCCGGTTCCTGTGCAAATGCGGAGACGTTTAGCAGGCAGAAAAGGACGATCGACAGGACGGTTTTTTTGACAATGCCGTCGTTGAGGGGCAGCCCACGCATTTTATTGAGCGACTCTTTGTCCAGCCGGAACACGTACACGAGCAGCCCGACAAAAAAAGCGAAGAATATGATCAGCGAGATCAGCGGGTAAATTTCCACTCCCGCGATGGATTCGAGGTAATTTCGGAATTTCATGGTCGGTTATTTTTCTGCTTTGATATCAGTTCCAAGCCGCTGCATATAAGCAATGAGCGCGATAATTTCCTTGTTTGCATTGGCCTTGATGCCACTTTGTTTCAGCCTGCCCTGAATTTCCAGTGCTTGTTTGTGGAGATCCACATTGGCCTCATTTTCAAATCCTTTTTCATAAGGAACACCCAATGTCTGCATCGCCTCGATTTTCGCTTTGGTAGTGCTGGTGTCCAGGTCATTTTCAAGCAGCCAGCCATATCTTGGCATAATAGAGCCCGGCGACATGCTGGTAGGGTCTTCCATGTGGTTGTAATGCCAGGAGTCCGGATATTTTCCGCCTACCCGGTGCAAATCGGGGCCGGTACGTTTCGAGCCCCACTGGTGCGGATGATCGTAAACAAACTCACCGGATTTGGAGTATTCGCCGAAGCGCTCGATCTCGGAACGGAATGGACGGATCATTTGTGTGTGGCACACATAGCAGCCTTCACGGACATAAATATCCCTTCCCTGCAATTCCAGCGGCGTATAAGGTTTCACGCTTACAATGGTAGGTACGTTGGATTTGATCAAAAATGTAGGTATCATCTCAATCATACCTCCGATTGCTACCGCTATCAGTGAGAAAATGGTCATTGCTAGTGGCTTGCGTTCCAGAATGCGGCGGTGCCAGTATTCACTTTTTGGCGCATGCCATATGGCATTAAGCGGCATTGCCTTCGCGGTTTCAGTTTTAACCAGATTACCTTTTAAAGCGGTCATCCAGAGATTGTAGATCATGACAATGAAGCCAATAATATATAATGTACCGCCGACGCTGCGCAGGAAGTAGAGTGGTGCGAGCTGGGTAACGGTTTCAAGGAAATTAGGGTATTTTAAAAGACCTTCTGCGGTAAATTCCTTCCACATGGAGCTTTGTACCCAGCCTGCCCAATACATTGGAACAGTATAAAAAATGATCCCTAATGTGCCGATCCAAAAGTGGAAATTGGCAGCTTTCTGAGAGTAAAGCGGACGGTTATAAAGACGCGGGAAAAGCCAGTAGAGGATACCAAAAGTCAGGAAACCGTTCCAGCCGAGCGCACCTACGTGTACGTGGGCGACGATCCAGTCGGTGTAGTGGGCAATGGCGTTGACGTTTTTCAAAGAGAGCATCGGGCCTTCGAATGTGGCCATACCATAAGCTGTGATAGCTACTACCATAAATTTCAGTACCACATCTTCGCGTACTTTGTCCCAGGCACCGCGTAAGGTCATTAACCCGTTCATCATCCCGCCCCAGGAGGGAGCAATGAGCATAATCGAGAAAACAGTTCCGAGCGTTTGCGCCCATTCGGGCAGTGCGGTATAAAGCAAATGGTGTGGCCCGGCCCAGATATACAGGAAGATCAGCGCCCAGAAATGGACAATCGATAACCGGTAGGAATAAATCGGTCTGTTGGCTGCTTTGGGTAAAAAGTAATACATCAAACCCAAATACGGCGTGGTCAGGAAGAATGCAACGGCATTGTGCCCGTACCACCATTGCACCAGCGCGTCCTGCACACCTGCGTACACGGAGTAACTTTTAAACAATGAAATCGGCAATGCAATACTGTTCACCACATGCAGCATAGCGACTGTAACGAACGAAGCAATGTAAAACCAAACGGCCGCATAAATATGCTCGACGCGACGGTTAATGGTGGTCATGATCAGGTTCACCAATGCGGAAACCCATACCACGGCAATTGCAATGTCGAATGGCCATTCCAGTTCGGCGTACTCCTTGGAGGTGGTGATACCCATTGGGAGTGAAATAGCTGCACCGACGATGATAGCCTGCCATGCCCAGAAATGAAACCTGCTCAAAACAGGGCTCCACATCGGGGTTCTTAAAACACGGGGCGCAGAATAGTACAGTCCGGTGAAAAAGCCGTTTCCTACGAATGCAAAAATGACAGCATTAGTATGCAGCGGCCGTATGCGGCTGAACGTCAGGAAGGGGAGGTCCATATTCAGGTTTGGGAAAACCAGTTGGAGTGCTGCCAGTAAGCCGACGAGCATACCGATGAGCCCGAATAGAATGGTCGCAATGGCGAAATCTCTGACGATCCGGTTGTCATATTGAAACTCGTCCAGCTCAACGGTTGGGAGGTCGGGATGGGGAATGTTTGACATAATTAAGAGGAAATTGAATGGTAAATTTGTATGTAAGCGGTGTTAAGATTGGGGATCGTCGGGTGAATCGTCGAGTAGTATGCGAACGGAAGGGGTATAGTCGTCGTCGAAATGTCCTTTCCTGACCGACCAGATGAAGGCGCCCAGAAACCCCAGGGCGACCGTCAGGCTGGCGATGATTAAGAGATATAATGCACTCATGACAGAGAAGGATTTACTTGGATTGATGGCTCAAAACTACCGGCAAGGCCTTTCCCGAACGATGACTCGGGGCGGTACGATTTTATGACATTGGTCAGTTTTTGATCCGGCCATGGGCTGCTATGTTGCTCGTAAGCGTGGTAAAAGCCACAATGGTAATCGAGCTGACTGGCATCAGGATCGCGGCGATAACCGGCGACAATGCTCCTGTGACCGCAAATGACAAGCCCGCAATATTGTAAATCAGCGAAATGGCAAAGCTTTGCTTAATGATCCGCTGACCTGCTTTGGCAAGACTGATGTAGGCGGGTAGCAATGCAAGTCTGCTACCTTCGAGAATGGCATCACACGAAGGAGAAAAGTTGTTGATATCGTCGGAAACGGCCAGGCCGACATTGCTTTGGCGAAGTGCACCGGCATCATTCAGCCCGTCGCCGACCATCAGTACATTGCGTCCCCGGGCTTGTAATTGTTTGATAAATTCCAGTTTTTGCTGCGGTTTTTGCTCGAACAGCATGCTTGTGTTTTGTCCAAAGAGGCCTGATAAAAATAACCTGTCAGTAGGTTTGTCACCCGACAGGAGGCAAGTTTGAATACCTGCATTTTGGAGTGCTGTCAATGTATCGGCCAGTTCGGGACGGTACTTGCTTTTCATGCTGAAATAGCCCGCAATTTCTCCATCCACAGACAAAAATACTTTTGAAGCCGTATTGCCTTGAAAATCTCCGGTAGCCCCAACCCAGGCCGCTGACCCTAATTGGACGTGTTTTTTGCCCCAAAGCGCTTCCATTCCCTGTCCGCTGGTTTCAGAAAAACCACTCAAAATGCGACGGCTCGCAGTAATGTGCTCCAAATGATTGACGATGATGCGGCTCAGCGGATGGGACGATTGCATGGCCAGCGTCTTAACCATTGTCAGCTCGTCCAGGGTCGATTCGTTGCCAATAAATTCAACATCAGCTTCATCGGTGAGGGTAATGGTACCGGTTTTGTCAAAAACCACGGTATCAATGTGAGAAAGCCGTTCAATGGTGTGGGCGTTTTTTGGATACAGGCGATTCTTGCCGAAGAGGCTCAGCAAGTTTCCATTGGTAAATGTCGAGGAAAGCAGTAATGCGCAGGGGCAGGCTACTAGTAATGTGGTTGCAAAGGCCAGAAATGCTGTTTCCTGATTTTTGAATACAAAAAACCAAACAAGAAAAGTGACCACGGCAATCGCCAGCACTATCAGCGAAAAGTATTTGTTGATCCTCGCCGCGAGAGTCTGGCCCTGATTTTCCTTTTCTTTGGTAAATGCTTCATTATTCCAGAGTTGTGTCAGATAGCTCTGAGAAACCTTGCGTAACACTTCCAGTTCAATGGAAACGCCCTTTTGCTTGCCGCCTGCGTAAATGGTATCGCCAAGTTTTCGCTCTATGGGCTCGGCCTCGCCAGAAACAAAGCTGTAATCGATGAGCGCACCCGGACTTTTGAGAATTGCATCGGTAGGGATAAGCTCTTCGTTTCGGACCAGTATCAAATCGCCCTCATTTAACTCAGTAATGGGTTTGCGTGTCTCTGAACCATTTTTTAAAACAGAAACTGCGATCGGGAAATAGGATTTATAATCACGGTCAAAGGAAATACCGGCGTAAGTTTTGTCCTGAAAATATCTTCCGATCAGCATGAAAAATACTGCTCCTGCAAAGGAATCAAAGTATCCGGGACCTGTTTGGGTCCCAAGCTGATACAGGCTGATCAGGAAAACACTGAGCAAAGCCAGCGCGATAGGGGCGTCAATATTCAGGTACCGGCCTTTTAATGCGGACCACGCGGATTTGAAAAAATCGGCAGCACAATACAACAGGACGGGCAGGCTTAAGCCTAAATTCAGCAGACCAAAAAGTAGCCGGAGATCCTGATCGGCAGAACTTTGGCCGAGGTGAAAATATTCGGGAAAACTGAGCATCATAATGTTCCCAAAAGCAAAACCCGCGATACCGATCTTGTATAAACGCACCCTGTTCCATTTGCGCATTTGCTTGCCTTCCAGGTCATGCAGACTGAGGTAAGGCTCATAACCAATGCGCGTCAGCAGGGAAGCCAGCTCGCTGAGGTTAATGTGTTGTTTTTCAAATGTTATCCTGACTTTTTTCTCCGGAAAATTCACCACTGAACTCCTTACGGCAGGGTTTAACCTGTACAAATGTTCTAGCAGCCAGATGCATGAGCTGCAATGCATTTTGGGAAGGTACCAGTTGACGGTCGTCAGGTTTCCGTCTGTAAATTCAATCATTTTGCCGGTTACCTCGGGCAAATCCAGGTGGTCGTATTTTCCTTTGAAAAACGCGGCGTCAGGTGAGATTCCTTGTGAGCCGTCGATGGTATAGTATCGGCATAAGTCGTTCTCTTTCAGTAGGTCATATACCAGCAGG
The genomic region above belongs to Dyadobacter pollutisoli and contains:
- the ccoG gene encoding cytochrome c oxidase accessory protein CcoG, producing MNKLHPQKPTGQWHNRRVVFTVIVLTLLFVTPFIRLNGQPLLLFNVLERKFIIFGIFIGPQDYWLFGLTMLSFMVFVVLFTTVFGRLWCGWACPQTVFMEMVFRKIEYAIEGDTGKQKLLDKAPWNADKIMKKGLKYSIFLIVSFLIANLLLSYVLGVDALAKIIREPIADHVPLFTGIVAFTGIFYFNFAWLREKACTVVCPYGRLQSVLLDRNSIVVAYDHKRGEPRGKLHKDHARTEGDCINCFQCVTVCPTGIDIRNGNQMECVNCTACIDACDHIMDKIGFDKGLIRYTSENAIVKKTTKLITARVIGYSVVLLLLWSGLGFMIATRNDTQTTLFRAPGSQYIENKDGTISNLYTFKIFNKTNQTIRPTIHLATPGGKLLFAGSPDLTLEAAGMSEGTVFIIIPKSALNRRKTTLTLSVYQGTEKLEDFKTTFMAPEE
- a CDS encoding cbb3-type cytochrome c oxidase N-terminal domain-containing protein, whose amino-acid sequence is MKFRNYLESIAGVEIYPLISLIIFFAFFVGLLVYVFRLDKESLNKMRGLPLNDGIVKKTVLSIVLFCLLNVSAFAQEPEKVRAVTGTDLILYVVLAGLLFIVIQLIILLSNALNLLRKFSKKGEETESTFIFSSHWWRKFKGIAVDLKDEKQILIEGHDYDGIQELDNRMPPWLQSLFIATIIIAIGYSAYYFSGIGDLQLAELDKEIATAEIEKKAYMEKVGASMDENSVKLLTDQAVLGQGKVIFTEKCTACHGVDGGGTVGPNLTDDYWLHGGGIKNLFKVIKYGVPEKGMISWEKQLSPTDIQKVASYVVSLKGTKPANAKEPQGELVNDAVAVK
- the ccoN gene encoding cytochrome-c oxidase, cbb3-type subunit I, whose protein sequence is MSNIPHPDLPTVELDEFQYDNRIVRDFAIATILFGLIGMLVGLLAALQLVFPNLNMDLPFLTFSRIRPLHTNAVIFAFVGNGFFTGLYYSAPRVLRTPMWSPVLSRFHFWAWQAIIVGAAISLPMGITTSKEYAELEWPFDIAIAVVWVSALVNLIMTTINRRVEHIYAAVWFYIASFVTVAMLHVVNSIALPISLFKSYSVYAGVQDALVQWWYGHNAVAFFLTTPYLGLMYYFLPKAANRPIYSYRLSIVHFWALIFLYIWAGPHHLLYTALPEWAQTLGTVFSIMLIAPSWGGMMNGLMTLRGAWDKVREDVVLKFMVVAITAYGMATFEGPMLSLKNVNAIAHYTDWIVAHVHVGALGWNGFLTFGILYWLFPRLYNRPLYSQKAANFHFWIGTLGIIFYTVPMYWAGWVQSSMWKEFTAEGLLKYPNFLETVTQLAPLYFLRSVGGTLYIIGFIVMIYNLWMTALKGNLVKTETAKAMPLNAIWHAPKSEYWHRRILERKPLAMTIFSLIAVAIGGMIEMIPTFLIKSNVPTIVSVKPYTPLELQGRDIYVREGCYVCHTQMIRPFRSEIERFGEYSKSGEFVYDHPHQWGSKRTGPDLHRVGGKYPDSWHYNHMEDPTSMSPGSIMPRYGWLLENDLDTSTTKAKIEAMQTLGVPYEKGFENEANVDLHKQALEIQGRLKQSGIKANANKEIIALIAYMQRLGTDIKAEK
- the ccoS gene encoding cbb3-type cytochrome oxidase assembly protein CcoS, producing MSALYLLIIASLTVALGFLGAFIWSVRKGHFDDDYTPSVRILLDDSPDDPQS